GCAGCCACCGAAGTCCCCGAAGTCCCCGGGAAGGAAACCGTCTAAATGAGCGCCACCCCAGAAACCGAAGCCACCGACCAGCAGTCGCCCGCCCTTGTCGTTCGCAACGCAAGCGTCCTTGATGTCAAGGCAGGCACGTACTCCACAGCCGACGTCGTCAGTGTTGAGGGGAAGATCAGCAGCGTCGGCCCCGACGCCAAGACGCCTTCCGGAGCCCGTGTGATTGATGGAACTGGAAAGTTTGTTGTCCCGGGGCTCATCGATTGCCACGTGCACGTAGTCGCGTCCAGTGCTGACTTCCGCTCGCTGACCTGGACACCGGCATCGTATGTGTACGCACAGACGGCCCGGATCATGGGACAGATGCTGCGCCGCGGTTTCACCACCGTCCGCGACCTTTCCGGCGCCGATTTTGGCCTGGCGATGGCTCAGCAGGAAGGGCTGCTGGAGGGGCCGAAGATCCACTTCTGCGGCCACGCTCTGAGCCAGACGGGCGGTCACGGCGACATGCGGCTTCCCGGTGAAGACCACGATCCCAATGGCCGCGGGTGCTGTGGAATCGGTCGCGTAGCCGACGGCGTTGACGCAGTGCGGGCAGCCGCTCGCGACGAGATCCGCAAGGGCGCCCACCACATCAAGATTATGGCGTCCGGTGGAGTCTCCTCCCCCACGGACCGCATTGATTCCACCCAATACTCCATGGAAGAAATGCGCGCCGCGGTGGAAGAAGCCGAAGCCGCCAACCGCTACGTCGCCGCCCACGCCTACACGGCCCGCGCCATCAACCGCGCACTCGAAGCCGGCGTCCGCTCGATCGAACACGGAAACCTCCTCGACGACGAAAGCCTCAAGCTCTTCATCGAGAAGGACGCCTTCCTGGTTCCCACGCTGGTCACGTACTGGGCGCTTAAGGAAGAGGGAAAGGAATTCGGGCTCACCGAGGAGATGTGGGCCAAAGTGGACTCAGTATTAACCAGCGGACTGGAAGCCATCTCCCGAGCACATGAAGCCGGCGTGAAAATGGCATTCGGTTCGGACCTCCTGGGCGGCATGCACCGCCATCAGAACGAACAGTTCAGGCTCCTCGGCAAGGTTCAACCAGCAATCGATGCCATCCGCTCAGCAACCACGACGGCGGCCCTGCTGCTTGACCGCGAAGGTGAACTAGGCGTGATCGGGCCTGGCGCTGACGCGGACATGCTGGTGTTGGGCGCCGACCCAGTGGCGGACATCGCGGTACTGGCAGACATCTCGGAACATTTGGAGTTCCTGATCCAGAACGGTCGGGTGATCTCCTAGCACTCCAGCAGGTATCGGGAACCTCTGGTTACTCCGCTCAAAGCTCGATATTGTAAGTATGCTGACAAATTTAGTAGCGAGTCAGAGGAGGAGGACATTATGACCACGAAAGTCGACAAAACCATCATGGTCAACGTTCCGGTGAGTACGGCCTACAGACAGTGGACGCGGTTCGAGGAATTCCCCCGTTTCATGGGCGGAGTGGAACGCGTGACGCGGCTGAGCGATGACCGTCTGGAATGGGTGGCCGAAATCGCTGGCGTCCATCGCCGCTGGGAAGCGAAGATCGTTCAGCAGGACATGGACCGGGCCGTGGCATGGGCCGCGGTGGAAGGTGCCAAGAATGCCGGATGGGTGGACTTCAAGGAAGCTGGCCCGAGCCAGACGTCCTTGCATCTGTCACTCGAATACGAGCCTCACGGCGTCCTTGAATTCCTCGGCGACAAACTGCATGTGGTTGAAAGGCAGGCGGAGTCGGACTTGAAGAAGTTCAAGGAGTACATCGAGAAGAAGACACCCCAACGGGATGCTGATATGGGCACCACGGGGACGACGGACACTACGACAACCGGCGCAGCCGCCAGCACCAGCGCAGCAACCGGGGCCACAACAGCGGCCGCAACCGAGGCCGGCACTGATAAGCCCGGCGACGTCCCGATCGTAGACCCCATTACGCACGCCTTCGATCAGACCAACGGCCTGGCAGATCTGGACGGCGATTCCGACGAGACAGCGGACAGCGATACACGCAGCGCCGCGGAACGGAAGGACGACGAGGGTTTCGGCCCGGGCTACATCCCACCGATGGGTGGCCTGCCCGGCCAGCGGTAGAAGCCACCTTACGAAACAACAACCAAGTGCCGCCCGGATCACCACGATCCGGGCGGCACGCCTGAGTGGTCCACCCATGAAAGGAACATCATGACTACCTGGCTCATCACAGGCTGCTCCACTGGACTCGGCCGCGCACTTGCCCAAGCCGTGCTCGCACGGGGCGATAACGCCGTCGTCACCGCCCGCGATGTCTCCAAACTGCAGGAGCTGACCACCGAGTTCCCGACGACGGCCCTGGCAGTGGCGCTGGATGTCACCGAACAGTCTCAGGTAGAAGCCGCCGTGCAACAGGCCGAGGACCGGTTTGGCGCGGTGGACGTGCTGGTCAACAATGCCGGTTACGGTTACCGCGTAGCCATTGAAGAAGGCGATGACGGCGACGTCCGGGCGCTGTTCGACACCAACGTTTTTGGCCCGGTCGCCATGATCAAGGCCGTCCTGCCTGGAATGCGCTCCCGCCGATCAGGTGCAATAGTGAATATTTCCTCCATCGGCGCTCGGATCTGCCCGCCCGGTTCCGGCTATTACTCAGCGTCGAAGGCTGCACTTGAGGGCCTGTCCGGCTCGCTGCAGAAGGAACTGAAGCCTCTGGGAATCTCGGTGACAGTGGTGGAACCGGGTGGGTTCCGGACCGACTTTGCAGGGCGTTCGCTCACCCAATCGGCTCAGGCAATTGAGGATTACGCCGAGACGGCTGGCAAGCGCCGCAAGGAAAACGACACCGTCCACGGCACCCAGCCCGGCGACCCGGACAAAGCAGCAGAGGTGATCATCGCCGCCGTCGAAGCAGCCGAAACGCCCGCGTTCCTGCTGCTGGGGGCCGATGCCGTCTACGCATTCGGTGCGGTGGAGGAAGCCCAGCGCGCCGACGTGGATCGTTGGCGCGAGCAGAGCATCAGCACGGGTTACACGGAGTAACGTCCAACGTGTAATCGGTCACACTTGGGCGGATCAGCTTGTCAATCGCGGTAGGCAGCATGAACCATGAATGAGGGAATTCGTTCCCACACAAGCTGAATCAGCAATCCTCACCGACGAGGATGCGGCCCCTGCGAAGAAGCTTGGGGCTGTTAACGGCCTGAGTGAAAGTACTGACAATGACGACACATACTGACTCCATCACGCTGAAAATCTGGGACAAGTCGGCGATCGACCACACCATCGACGCCGCCATCCGGGATCTTTCTCCTCGCGCCGCTGCCGAAAACTGCGGCATTGCAGTAACGCTCAGCGGACCGAAAACCTTCACCGTTAGCCTGAGCCGCTAAGCAGCTCAAACTCACCACAAGAGGACGACGCCGGAACCTCCCGGCGTCGTCCTCTTGCGTTTTCTGAATCGTGACGGCGTCAGGGAACTCCTGATCAAACCTTGAGACTTCCTTGATGCTTTGCGGACAGGTTTCTTGCGTTTCCGTTGAAACTCTAAGTGAAACACCACTTCGAGTTCGAACGGAGGAATCCCCGATGCATCGGGCCGTCATTTCAGAGACAACTGCTGCACCACGGGGATCCCACCGTGCCCCCGGTGGTGTGGTCACGGTTCTGGTCCCGGCACACAACGAATCCGCCGGCATTACCGAAACCCTCATCTCGCTGAACAACCAGACCAAACGCCCGGATCGTGTGATCGTGGTGGCCGATAACTGCACTGACGATACTGAAGAACTCGCCCTGGCCCAGGGCGTCGAAGTCCTCCGCACTGTTGGCAACAGGGATAAGAAGGCCGGCGCCCTGAACTTCGCTCTGGGGCAGCTTCTTCCCGGAGCCGATCCCGAAGACCTGGTTCTGGTCCAGGACGCCGATTCGCAGCTTGCCCCGGACTTCATCGAGAATGCCACGAACAACCTCCTCAAGGACGAACTGTTGGGGGCGGTGGGTGGAGTGTTCAGCGGTGGGCCGGGAGGCGGGTTCGTCGGACACCTGCAGCGAAATGAGTATGCCCGGTACGCCCGGGATGTAAAGCGCCTCCACGGCAGATGCCTGGTAGTCACCGGGACCGCGGCACTCTTCCGTATAAAGACCCTGCGGGACGTCGTCGCAGCACGGCTGAACGGTACGCTTCCTCCCGGAAACGGCGAGGGCGGCGTCTACGATACTTCGGTGCTGACCGAAGACAACGAATTGTCCTTTGCTCTCCTCACCCTCGGATACCGCATAGCTTCACCGTCAAACTGCACGCTGGTCACCGAAGTCATGCCGACGTGGCGGGAACTTTGGGCGCAGCGGCTCCGGTGGAAGCGCGGAGCCGTGGAGAACTGCGTGCAGTACGGGTGGACCAAAGTGACCAGGGCCTACTGGGGACGGCAGTTCCTCTCCATGCTCGGCGTCCTGGTAACCCTGGCCTACCTCGGATCCATCGTCTTTGCCCTGACCAGCGGAATGGGACTGAACCTCCACCCATTCTGGCTCGCCGTCACCTGCATCTTCGTCCTGGAACGCATAGTAACTCTGCGTTTCCGGGGCTGGAGGTACATGTTGCTTGCCGCAACCATGTACGAAACCGTCATCGACGTTTTCCTCCAGGCAGTCCACGCCAAGGCCTACCTGGACGCCGCACTCAACAGAAAGAAAGTTTGGTAAACGACTCATGTACAACAACCCAGCAGGATCCGTAGGCGCAGCAATTGCAGGAGGAGCCGGCTCCGGCACTCTTGCCGTGACCGGCGCCGGGGACCTCTTCTGGTTCGCACTGGCCGCCTTCGCCATGCTGGCCCTTGGCCTGGCCATCAAGAGGATCGTCCCGGTCCGCGCGCAGAAAAACTAGCAAGCCCAGCAAACCCGCAGTTGTGTCGGATCACGCCCCCAGCGCGACACAACCGCGGGTTTGTTGTTTTAACCCCGCCGTTCGTTAACTAACGAGCGCCGTATCAGCCGAATACTTGGATACGGTGGTGTACCCGGCCTTCGTTCCGGTAACGCGAACTCGCATGGTGTCTGCTTGGTCGGCGGCCACCAGGACATAGGTCTTGGCTGTTGCCCCCGCGATCGCCACACCGGAGCGGTACCACTGGTACGTCAGCGTAGTTCCTGAGGTCCACGTCCCCGGGTTGGCCGTCAGCGTGGAGCCAACGGTGAGCGTCCCCGTGACGGTGGGAGTGGGTGCAAGCAGTGTACCGGCCACCACGGCAGCCGTGGGCGCCGATTCCTTGGTAGTCGTGGCATAACCGGCCTTGGTGCCCGTAACCCGCACGGTCAACGTGGCGCCCTGATCCGCAGCCGCAAGGGCCCGGGTGGCGGTTGTTGCGCCAGCGATTGCCGTTCCGTTCTTGTACCACTGATAAGTCAATGCAGTTCCGCTGGTCCATGCGCCCGAATTGGCAGTCAGGGTTGATCCAACTGCCGCCGTTCCGGAGATAGTAGGTGTTGGGGCTGTCAACGGGATGCCCGGAACAAACGAGAAATCACGAATGGTGACGGATTCAGGTGCCACATGGGCTGCATCACCCCCACCGCCCCCGGTAACCCATAGGTTGAAGTGGATCTGTTCGTGGGCCGGAACTGGAACTGTGGAGCCTTGCAGGACCGTCCGCTTCAGCAGCGTTCCTCCGTAGCCCTCCCCGGCAAACGTCTCGAAGGTGAGCTTGCCTGGCTCCCAGACCATCCTGTGGGTGAGGATCGGGGCATTGGTGACATCGAAGGTGACCGTATTGTTGCCCTGGCCAGGAGGCAGCGTGGCATCAAACCAATAGCCGTGGCCCTGTGTAACAGGCCAGTTCTGGCCATAAGCAGCCCCGCCTCCCCAAGCGGACGCCTCGCAGAGGTCGATCTCCGTGTAGCCAGGTTCGGCCGCGGGGTCATAGGTGAAGAGGCAACCCCAGACCACTTCCTTCTGGAGCGCGCTAACGTCCTTTTCCACGGTGGTGCTGTACGTTCCGTAGCCGAAACCCTCCCGTGTGGATTGGAACTCCGCGCCCTTGGGAGCCGAGCCGGTCGGGTTGGTGATGGACAGTTTGACGTACCCGTTGGCGTCGGGGTTGCTCACGTTGTTTGCGTCCCAGCTCGCGTTGTACATTGGGGCCCCACCCCAGAAACGCTTCTGCCAGTTGAAACCCTTCCAGGCAAAGCTGCCCACAGGGCCAGGGTCCTCAGCCATGGGGGTTGTATCGGCTGCGTGTGATGGGCCTGTTCCAGTGAGCATTGATAAACCCACCGCCAGCACGACGGCCAAACCTGCTGCTTTTCTTCGCCCATGCGGAATGAGCCCTACTGACCATGCCATAGCCGTGCCTCCATTGATGCGCCCAGACTCGTCCCCGGCAAAAACCGGAGACCGCAACAACATTCCACCCCCACCAGGAACGTGCAGTTCCTCGATTATCAAGTAGACATGGGTCCTTAGGAAGCGAATTGAAGAACCAAAATCCGGGATATGCCATCAATTGGATAACGGCCGCCTGGCCGGGAGTAATCTTGGCTTAGCCCGTTCATTTCGCATTCAATTCATGACGCCGGGAGGTCACATCACGATTCGCAGCGCGGGAATCCTGCTCTACCGGCACGGTTCCACGGGAGAGCTGGAACTTTGGATTGCCCACATGGGTGGACCCTTCTGGGCGCACAAGGACGAACACGCCTGGTCAATTCCCAAGGGCGAATTCCTTGAGGACGAAGACCCATTGGTTGCCGCCCGACGCGAATTTATCGAGGAAATTGGGACTCCGCCGCCACCTGCTGACTACGAGTTGTTGGGGGTTTTCAAACAGCCCTCCGGCAAACTCATCACCGCCTTCGCAGCAGAAGCAGACTCCTTCCAGCCCGATGAGATCGTCAGCAACACCTTTCCTATGGAATGGCCTAAGGGATCCGGCTCCATCAAGGAATTTCCGGAAATAGACGACGCCCGGTGGTTTGGAGAAGCAACAGCCAGGACCAAGCTCGTCAAAGGGCAACTGCCCATTGTGGACGCTCTGGCCCGGCACCTTGTCGGGAAAGCCCTCTAGAGCCTCTCGCACACAGGGCGCTGCCGTTCGAAGCGTCGAGGCGCTAGCGTTGAATGATGACCCCTGAGTACAGGTACGACGTCGAGGTGCTGCATCTCTTGGTATCGCCGGCGCACGCCTATTTTGGCCGCGCCCGCGAAGGTGCTGCGGATGTCCCGACGACGGACGCTGAGCAGGCCGAGCTTGTGACGGGCAAGGGCATTGTGGGTGACAGGTTCTTCGGCAAGGCCGCCCACATGGACGCCGCAGTGACCGTGTTCGCGGTGGAAGCGCTGGAGTCAATCGCCTCCGAACTGGACGTCGGGCCCTTCGACCCGTTGGTGACCCGGCGAAACGTGGTGCTTCGCGGGGCCGAACTGGCCCCCTTGCTGGGGCATGAGTTCACTCTGGAGTCCGACGGCGATTCCGTGCGGCTGAAGGCAGGGAGGCCAGCACACCCTTGCGCTTGGATGGACCAGATGCTGGCACCGGGGGCACACAAGGCGATGCGCGGCAGGGGCGGCGTGCGTTGCCAGGTGATCTCCGGAGGACTGCTCCACAGAGGTCCGGCTGTATTGGTGAGTCCTGTGCCCTTGGATCCAGCCAGGGCCGGCGAGGCAACGGTGCTGCGGCCCTCCCGGCTTCCCTAAGCTCACACCTCTTCAGCCGCTGGCGCCGCGAACTGCGCCTCGTAGAGCCGTGAGTACGCCCCGCCCGCAGCAAGCAGCTCAGCATGGGTCCCCTGTTCCACGATCTGCCCCGATTCCATCACCAGGATGAGATCGGCGTCGCGAATGGTGGAGAGCCGGTGCGCGATGACGAAGCTGGTCCGGTCGGAGCGCAGTGCGTTCATGGCTTTCTGCACCAGAACCTCGGTACGCGTATCCACCGAGCTCGTGGCTTCATCGAGGATCAGGACCGATGGACGGGACAAGAAGGCGCGGGCAATGGTGAGCAGCTGCTTCTCGCCGGCGGAGACGTTGCCGCCTTCGTCGTCGAGCACTGTGTCGTAGCCCTCGGGAAGAGAACGGACGAACCGGTCCACGTAGGTGGCCTGGGCAGCTTCAAGGATCTCGGGCTCAGATGCAGTGGGCCGACCATAGGCGATGTTGTCGCGGATAGTCCCGCCGAAGAGCCACGTATCCTGCAGGACCATGCCCATCCGCGAGCGCAGTTCCTGCCGTGACATGGAGGCGATGTCCACGCCGTCGAGAGTTATGCGTCCGGCGTCCAGTTCGTAGAAGCGCATCATGAGGTTCACCAGCGTTGTCTTGCCGGCACCTGTTGGTCCAACGATGGCGATGCTCTGACCTGGTTCGGCCACCAGGCTGAGGTCCGTGATGAGTGGCTTGTCGGGCAGGTACCGGAAGGACACATTCTCGAACACGAGCCGCCCACGCGATGGACCGGACCGCGGAACAGGAGCAGGTTCCGGGGATTCTTCTTCCTCATCCAGCAGGTCGAACACCCGTTCCGCCGAGGCAACGCCCGATTGGAGCATGTTGGCCATGGATCCCAGTTGGGCCAACGGCATGGTGAATTGCCGTGAGTATTGAATGAAGGCCTGCACGTCACCCAACTGCATTGCACCAGAGGCCACTTGCAGACCGCCCACTACGGCGATGCCCACGTACACCAGGTTTCCGATGAACGTCATGGCCGGCATGATCAGCCCGCTCACGAATTGTGCCCCGAAGCTTGCCTGGTACAGCTCGCTGTTCTTGGCGCGGAACTTCGCTTGGACTTCGTTTTGGCGGCCGAACACCTTCACGAGTGCGTGACCGGTGTACGTTTCCTCAATCTGCCCGTTGAGCTCGCCGGTGTTTTTCCATTGTGCGACGAACAGTTTCTGCGAGCGCTTGGCAATCACCACCGTGGTCCCCAGGGTAAGCGGGATGGTCACCAACGCAATGATGGCGAGCAGCGGCGAGAGCAGGAACATCATCACCAGCACGCCCAGTACGGTCAGCAGCGAGGACACCACCTGGCTGATGGATTGCTGCAGGCTTTGAGAGATGTTGTCGACGTCGTTGGTTACGCGGCTGAGCAGCTCACCACGCTGGATGGAGTCGAAATACCGCAGGGGAAGCCGATGGATTTTCGCTTCGATCCGCTCGCGGAGTCTGTACACGGTCCGCTGCACGACGCCGTTGAGCACGTACGCCTGCATCCAACCGAACGCTGAGGCCAGAACGTACAGCGCCAGCACCCAGAGCAGCACGGATGACAGCGCACCGAAGTCGATTCCGATGCCGGGTGTCAGGTTCATGGCGTTCAGCATGTCGGCTTTGTTGTTCTCGCCGGAGGCGCGCAGGCCCGCGATCACTTGGGCTTTGGAAACCCCTGCTGGCAGTTGTTTGGACACCACGCCGGCGAAGATGAGGTTGGTTCCTTCGCCCAGCAGCCTGGGCCCGATGACGGACAAGGTGACGCTGACCACAGCGAATACCAGGACCAGCGTCAGCCAGAACCGCTCAGGCCGCAAAGTGCCCAGCAGCCGCCGGGCCGAGGCACCAAAGTTGGAAGCTTTCTCCGCCGGAATGTTCATGCCACCGAACGGACCGCCACCTCGGGGCCCAATGGGTGGCCGCTGTGGCCCCCGTTGACCTGCTGTCATGGCGCTCATGCCGCCTCCTCCGCTGCCAGCTGGGAAGACACGATTTCCCTGTATGTTTCGGACGTCTCCAACAGCTCATCGTGGGTTCCCTGCCCAACGATCCTGCCGTCGTCGAGCACTAATATCTGGTCCGCGTCCGCGATGCTGGAGACGCGCTGGGCGATGATCACCAGCGTGGCGCCGTTGGTGTGGTGTTTGAGGGCCTGCCGGAGGCGGGCGTCCGTGGCGGTGTCCAGCGAGGAGAAGGAATCGTCGAAAATGTAGAGCTCCGGCTGTTTCACGAGTGCCCGGGCAATGGCCAGGCGTTGCCGTTGCCCGCCGGAAACGTTGGTGCCGCCCTGCGAGATGGGCGCATCCAGTCCACCTTCCATCTCTTCAACAAAGTCCCGCGCCTGGGCCACTGAAAGGGCCTGCCACAGTTCGTCGTCGCTGGCGTCGGGTTTGCCGTATTGAAGGTTGCTGCGGACGGTGCCTGAGAACAGATATGGCCGTTGTGGCACCAGGCCGATATGCCCCCACAGCAGGTCCGGATGCAGGTCGCGGATGTCCACGCCGTCCATCCGGACTGCTCCCGCAGTGGCGTCGAACAGCCGCGGCATCAGGTTCACCAACGTGGTCTTCCCGGCGCCAGTGCTGCCAATGATTGCCGTGGTCTGGCCGGCCATGGCTGTGAAGGTGACGCCGCTGAGGACTGGCTGTTCGGCACCCGGGTAGGCGAATCCGACGTCGCGCATTTCCAGTTCGCCACGGCGGATACCGCCAGTAACAGGGTTCGACGGCGGCTGGACACTTGAGGCGGTCTCCAGCACCTGCCCGATCCTGTCCGCAGAAACGGACGCGCGCGGGATCATCACGGCCATGAAAGTGGCCATCATGACGGACATGAGGATCTGCATGAGGTAGCTGAGGAAGGCGATCAGCGTGCCTACCTGCATGGAGCCGTCCTCGATCCGGAACGAGCCGAACCAGATCACCGCCACACTGGAAATGTTCATCACCAACATGACCACCGGGAACATGAGCGCCATCAAACGGCCGGCCCGCAGCGCGACGTCAGTGACGTCTTCGTTCGCCTTGCCAAACCGGGAGGTCTCCATGTCTTCCCGCACGAAAGCGCGGACCACCCGGATGCCGGTGAGTTGCTCGCGGAGAACGCGGTTGACGGCGTCGATCCGAACCTGCATTTTGCGGAACAGCGGCACCATCCGGGTCACGATCAACCCGACGGCCACCAGCAATACAGGCACGCAGACCGCGATCAGCCAGGACAGCTGGGCGTCCTGCCGCACGGCCATGATCACGCCGCCAATGCTCAGCATGGGCGCGGCAACCATAAGCGTGCAGGACATGAGGACCAGTTGCTGAACCTGCTGGACATCGTTGGTGGACCGCGTGATCAAGGACGGCGCCCCGAACTTGGTGACTTCCTGCTCCGAGAACTCCCCCACCCTTGCAAAGACGGCGTCCCGCAGGTCGCGGCCCATTCCCATGGCTGCCTTCGCGCCGAAGTACACGGCCACCACCGCACACGCAATCTGCAACAGCGTGATCAGCAGCATGAGGCCACCCATGCGCAGGATGTAATCGGTATCGCCGGTAGCGACGCCGTTATCGATGATGTCGGCGTTGAGCGTAGGCAGATAAAGGGACGCGATGGACTGCGCCAATTGAAAAACGACGACGGCAATCAGCAACCGCTGGTGCGGCTTCAGGAACCGAACGAGAACCTTCCAAAGCATGGGGACTCCGAACCAACGTAGTGAACCGAAGGCTAGTTTACGTCTGGTTGCTGTGGGCAACTAGAGGGATTCTCAGACCACTGCTTTCCTGTTCAAACCTTGCAGGGCAGCCTGCGTTCCGGTTCCGCTTTTGGGTAGGTAAGTGAAAAGACGGAGGGCCCGGAACTGCGGGACACCCAGCACCATGGGAGCGAAGCTGAGGCGGCCTACCTCGGGGTGATCATAAACAACATCCACGTGGTACGAATCGCCAACCACTTGCCGCTGCCATAATTCCCGGAAGGCTTCCGAAACCTGGCATAGACCGCGTGCCATGGCATCGAAACGGTGATCGTCCGGGAAGTTGGCTGATTGCGCACGGAACTGCGCCACCATGGAGCGGGCCATCATCTCCTTATGCACGTGGGGCCTGGCGAGCTCCGGATCCGTGAAGAAGCGTTGGAGGCAGCTTTCACCCACACGGGTATCGAAAGTTTCTGCGGCCGCGGAATTCATGGCCACTACGGTCCAGAAAGGGTCAGCGATGTAGCTGGGATTCGCCATGGCATCCACCAGCTGCTGCAGCAGAGCGAGCTGGACGTCGTCGACGTCGAAGTTGTGACCGGCGGCCTGTCCCAAAGTCTGACCGCCAGCCGTGCTGACCGTATTGCCGGACGGACCCGAACGGCGCCCGGATGCAAGCCGCCGGACATAGGTCCGGTCCTCAGGGCTAAGCCGCAGTGCGTTCGAAATGGCATCGAGGATTTCCTCCGAGGCGCCAATGGCCCGCCCCTGTTCCAGCCACGTGTACCAGGAGACCCCAACATTGGCCAGGACGGCCACCTCTTCGCGCCTCAGTCCGGGAGTCCGGCGTCGTGGGCTGACTGGTAACCCGACATCCTGCGGACGGGTCTGCTCGCGGCGGGTGCGGAAGAACTCGCCAAGGCGGGCGTGGTTGGAGCGGGCTTGATGTGAAACAGGCTGGTCGGTAGGCAATGGGGTCTCCAGTAAAAAGACGAGCGTCCGGCCACCCGCTGGGCAGCTACGGCACAGCGGGTGGCCGGACGAACCGGTGAGCAGGATCCAAACAGATGTTTCCTGGTTACTGCAGGACCCGCTCCCGTTCGGAGCGCACGTCCAGCTGCGCGTATTCCTCGGCTGCCAGGCGTGTGGCGTCCTGGGGACTCATGCGCGGCTCAAGGTTGAGCAGGGAAGCAATCCGGACCAGACGCTCCTCCACGGAACCTGACACAACATGGAAGGCGATGCCCAACTCGTCCATGGTGTACTGCAGGATCTCATCGGACATGTTCCGGAATTGATCGTTGACCGGGCGGTGTCCATCAGCAGAGAGCGGGAGCTCGTTCTTCAGGTGCACGAACACATCGAAGGAGTTCTTGACGTGCCTCTTGAAGCTGTTGCCCAGGCTGGTCATCACCTCTTCGAAGAAGGCGAGTTCCGGAGTCTTCTCCACGCTCTCCCCCGCCGCCAGATGTGCTGAGGCGCTGGGGTTCAGCCCGAGGGAAACCCGCACGGACCCGTAGATCCATTCCTGCAGCGATGAACCGTCGGAGATGAAACCGGCCGAGAGCTTGTCCTCATACACGGCACGCTCCACGTGACGGGTCACGATCATCTGGATGAGCTCCGCCGCAGTGCATTCCTCGAGGGTCTTGCCAGGGGCGGCCTCGGGCAGGATCTCCCGCATGGTCCTGGCTTTGGTGCGGGGCAACCCGGTGTAGTGGGACAAGGCCATGGACGTAAACGTCTTGCCCGAGGAATAGGTACCCGAAATGCCGATGCGCACAGGGAGCTCCTAGTCGTTGACGAGCTGGAGGGTACCCGCGGCGCTGAGCTTGCCGGCGAACTCGATTGCGGCGTCGCTCAGGTCC
This genomic stretch from Micrococcaceae bacterium Sec5.1 harbors:
- a CDS encoding SRPBCC family protein encodes the protein MTTKVDKTIMVNVPVSTAYRQWTRFEEFPRFMGGVERVTRLSDDRLEWVAEIAGVHRRWEAKIVQQDMDRAVAWAAVEGAKNAGWVDFKEAGPSQTSLHLSLEYEPHGVLEFLGDKLHVVERQAESDLKKFKEYIEKKTPQRDADMGTTGTTDTTTTGAAASTSAATGATTAAATEAGTDKPGDVPIVDPITHAFDQTNGLADLDGDSDETADSDTRSAAERKDDEGFGPGYIPPMGGLPGQR
- a CDS encoding glycosyltransferase family 2 protein; translation: MHRAVISETTAAPRGSHRAPGGVVTVLVPAHNESAGITETLISLNNQTKRPDRVIVVADNCTDDTEELALAQGVEVLRTVGNRDKKAGALNFALGQLLPGADPEDLVLVQDADSQLAPDFIENATNNLLKDELLGAVGGVFSGGPGGGFVGHLQRNEYARYARDVKRLHGRCLVVTGTAALFRIKTLRDVVAARLNGTLPPGNGEGGVYDTSVLTEDNELSFALLTLGYRIASPSNCTLVTEVMPTWRELWAQRLRWKRGAVENCVQYGWTKVTRAYWGRQFLSMLGVLVTLAYLGSIVFALTSGMGLNLHPFWLAVTCIFVLERIVTLRFRGWRYMLLAATMYETVIDVFLQAVHAKAYLDAALNRKKVW
- a CDS encoding ABC transporter ATP-binding protein, translated to MSAMTAGQRGPQRPPIGPRGGGPFGGMNIPAEKASNFGASARRLLGTLRPERFWLTLVLVFAVVSVTLSVIGPRLLGEGTNLIFAGVVSKQLPAGVSKAQVIAGLRASGENNKADMLNAMNLTPGIGIDFGALSSVLLWVLALYVLASAFGWMQAYVLNGVVQRTVYRLRERIEAKIHRLPLRYFDSIQRGELLSRVTNDVDNISQSLQQSISQVVSSLLTVLGVLVMMFLLSPLLAIIALVTIPLTLGTTVVIAKRSQKLFVAQWKNTGELNGQIEETYTGHALVKVFGRQNEVQAKFRAKNSELYQASFGAQFVSGLIMPAMTFIGNLVYVGIAVVGGLQVASGAMQLGDVQAFIQYSRQFTMPLAQLGSMANMLQSGVASAERVFDLLDEEEESPEPAPVPRSGPSRGRLVFENVSFRYLPDKPLITDLSLVAEPGQSIAIVGPTGAGKTTLVNLMMRFYELDAGRITLDGVDIASMSRQELRSRMGMVLQDTWLFGGTIRDNIAYGRPTASEPEILEAAQATYVDRFVRSLPEGYDTVLDDEGGNVSAGEKQLLTIARAFLSRPSVLILDEATSSVDTRTEVLVQKAMNALRSDRTSFVIAHRLSTIRDADLILVMESGQIVEQGTHAELLAAGGAYSRLYEAQFAAPAAEEV
- a CDS encoding NUDIX domain-containing protein, which encodes MTIRSAGILLYRHGSTGELELWIAHMGGPFWAHKDEHAWSIPKGEFLEDEDPLVAARREFIEEIGTPPPPADYELLGVFKQPSGKLITAFAAEADSFQPDEIVSNTFPMEWPKGSGSIKEFPEIDDARWFGEATARTKLVKGQLPIVDALARHLVGKAL
- a CDS encoding amidohydrolase family protein gives rise to the protein MSATPETEATDQQSPALVVRNASVLDVKAGTYSTADVVSVEGKISSVGPDAKTPSGARVIDGTGKFVVPGLIDCHVHVVASSADFRSLTWTPASYVYAQTARIMGQMLRRGFTTVRDLSGADFGLAMAQQEGLLEGPKIHFCGHALSQTGGHGDMRLPGEDHDPNGRGCCGIGRVADGVDAVRAAARDEIRKGAHHIKIMASGGVSSPTDRIDSTQYSMEEMRAAVEEAEAANRYVAAHAYTARAINRALEAGVRSIEHGNLLDDESLKLFIEKDAFLVPTLVTYWALKEEGKEFGLTEEMWAKVDSVLTSGLEAISRAHEAGVKMAFGSDLLGGMHRHQNEQFRLLGKVQPAIDAIRSATTTAALLLDREGELGVIGPGADADMLVLGADPVADIAVLADISEHLEFLIQNGRVIS
- a CDS encoding molybdenum cofactor biosysynthesis protein — translated: MTPEYRYDVEVLHLLVSPAHAYFGRAREGAADVPTTDAEQAELVTGKGIVGDRFFGKAAHMDAAVTVFAVEALESIASELDVGPFDPLVTRRNVVLRGAELAPLLGHEFTLESDGDSVRLKAGRPAHPCAWMDQMLAPGAHKAMRGRGGVRCQVISGGLLHRGPAVLVSPVPLDPARAGEATVLRPSRLP
- a CDS encoding oxidoreductase: MTTWLITGCSTGLGRALAQAVLARGDNAVVTARDVSKLQELTTEFPTTALAVALDVTEQSQVEAAVQQAEDRFGAVDVLVNNAGYGYRVAIEEGDDGDVRALFDTNVFGPVAMIKAVLPGMRSRRSGAIVNISSIGARICPPGSGYYSASKAALEGLSGSLQKELKPLGISVTVVEPGGFRTDFAGRSLTQSAQAIEDYAETAGKRRKENDTVHGTQPGDPDKAAEVIIAAVEAAETPAFLLLGADAVYAFGAVEEAQRADVDRWREQSISTGYTE